In Populus alba chromosome 1, ASM523922v2, whole genome shotgun sequence, a single window of DNA contains:
- the LOC118058123 gene encoding F-box protein SKIP14, with protein MNMERNHYHGMKKSEPEGNDARVGSDDIVDSPSGMDIKFSRPTALFQDFDGDFGSSFAKLGVNGDEKSMVDDGFFVDVDLFFNGAWRLQPQKGNLNISDEVSTPDHSFSGFGVDCGVSADGFSSETKVHNWVDCEKGKELGGEPHDALIFALGYLGVKDLLMAERVCRSLRDAVRGDPLLWRRIHIDQPLSEKITDEALVKFTSRAQGTLQCLSLVGCIRITDTGLMQVLESNPSLTKLCVPGCVRLTIDGILCNLRVLKSAGTLRIKHIRIGGLFGVKENHFEELKSLLGMDLMHPKAKNPQFHRVGQLYPSCDDERTIDIEMCPKCQQLKLVYDCPSESCQGKDQANQLCRACTVCIARCIHCGCCIKDCDYEETFSLDFLCLDCLKHLFNCQEKPEVVLPLLGTQFLTGR; from the exons atgaatatgGAGAGAAACCATTATCATGGAATGAAAAAAAGTGAACCAGAGGGGAATGATGCTAGAGTGGGTTCTGATGATATTGTTGATAGCCCTTCTGGCATGGATATCAAGTTCTCAAGACCCACTGCTTTGTTTCAAGATTTTGATGGGGATTTTGGGTCTTCATTTGCTAAACTTGGGGTCAATGGAGACGAAAAAAGTATGGTTGATGATGGCTTTTTTGTAGATgtcgatttgttttttaatggtgcTTGGAGGTTGCAGCCGCAAAAAGGCAACTTGAATATCAGTGATGAGGTGTCGACTCCAGATCATAGTTTTAGTGGATTTGGGGTTGACTGTGGGGTGAGTGCTGATGGTTTTTCTTCGGAAACCAAAGTCCACAATTGGGTTGATTGTGAGAAAGGGAAAGAATTGGGAGGTGAACCACATGATGCATTGATTTTTGCTCTTGGTTATTTAGGGGTGAAAGACCTCCTTATGGCTGAAAGGGTATGCAGATCTTTGCGTGATGCGGTTAGAGGCGATCCTCTGTTGTGGAGGAGAATTCATATAGATCAACCTTTAAGCGAGAAAATCACTGATGAAGCTCTTGTCAAGTTCACTAGTAGGGCTCAAGGTACTCTGCAATGCTTGAGTCTAGTGGGGTGCATTAGAATCACTGATACTGGGTTGATGCAGGTGCTTGAAAGCAATCCAAGTTTAACAAAG CTTTGTGTGCCAGGATGTGTGAGACTCACCATCGATGGCATCTTGTGTAATTTAAGGGTCCTCAAGTCAGCAGGCACCCTGAGAATAAAGCACATAAGAATTGGTGGGCTCTTTGGtgtaaaagaaaatcattttgaagAGTTGAAGTCCTTGCTTGGCATGGACCTTATGCATCCAAAAGCAAAAAACCCACAGTTCCATCGTGTTGGACAGTTGTATCCTTCTTGTGATGACGAACGCACAATTGATATTGAGATGTGCCCCAAATGCCAGCAACTGAAACTAGTTTATGATTGCCCATCAGAGAGCTGCCAAGGGAAAGATCAAGCTAATCAGCTATGCAGAGCTTGCACTGTGTGTATAGCTCGTTGTATACATTGTGGATGTTGCATTAAGGATTGTGATTATGAAGAGACCTTTTCTCTAGACTTTCTATGTTTGGATTGTTTGAAGCATCTGTTTAATTGTCAAGAGAAGCCAGAAGTGGTGCTTCCTCTTCTGGGCACGCAATTTCTCACCGGGAGATGA
- the LOC118058125 gene encoding glucose-6-phosphate 1-dehydrogenase 6, cytoplasmic has translation MGSGQWMVEKRSGLENDSFLNEHETAPESGCLSIIVLGASGDLAKKKTFPALYHLYRQGFLHSNEVHIFGYARTKISDDELRDRIRGYLGKEAEVVSKFLQLIKYVSGSYDTEDGFQLLDKEVLQHEVSKNSAEGSSRRLFYLALPPSVYPTVCRMIRKCCMNKSDLGGWTRIVIEKPFGKDLESAENLSHHIGELFEEAQLFRIDHYLGKELVQNLLVLRFANRFFLPLWNRDNISNVQIVFRENFGTEGRGGYFDEYGIIRDIIQNHLLQILCLVAMEKPVSLKPEYIRDEKVKVLQSVLPIRDEDVVLGQYEGYRDDPTVPDQSNTPTFATVVLRIHNERWEGVPFILKAGKALNSSKAEIRVQFKDVPGDIFQCQKQGRNEFVIRLQPSEAMYMKLTVKQPGLEMSTVQSELDLSYMQRYQGVPIPEAYERLILDTIRGDQQHFVRRDELKAAWEIFTPLLHRIDNGELKPKEYQPGSRGPVEADELLAKAGYVQTHGYIWIPPTL, from the exons ATGGGATCCGGTCAGTGGATGGTAGAGAAGAGATCTGGTTTAGAAAATGATTCGTTTCTAAACGAACATGAGACTGCGCCTGAAAGTGGGTGCCTTTCAATTATTGTTCTTGGTGCTTCTGGTGATCTAGCCAAGAAGAAGACTTTCCCTGCTCTCTACCATCTTTATCGCCAG GGGTTTCTGCACTCAAATGAAGTCCACATTTTCGGATATGCAAGGACTAAGATTTCAGATGATGAACTTAGAGATCGAATCCGTGG ATATCTTGGCAAAGAAGCTGAAGTTGTATCAAAGTTCTTGCAACTG ATCAAATATGTAAGTGGTTCTTATGATACTGAGGATGGCTTTCAGCTATTGGATAAGGAAGTTTTACAGCATGAAGTATCAAAAAACAGTGCAGAAGGATCCTCTCGAAGACTATTTTATCTTGCACTTCCCCCCTCAGTGTATCCAACTGTCTGCAGGATGATCAGAAAATGTTGCATGAATAAAT CTGATCTTGGTGGATGGACTAGAATTGTCATTGAGAAACCTTTTGGCAAAGATTTGGAATCTGCAGAAAATCTCAGTCACCATATTGGAGAGTTGTTTGAAGAAGCACAGCTTTTTCGTATCGATCATTACTTGGGAAAAGAATTGGTGCAGAACTTG TTAGTTCTCCGTTTTGCAAATCGCTTCTTTTTACCTCTTTGGAACCGCGACAACATTTCCAATGTTCAG ATTGTGTTTCGGGAAAATTTTGGAACTGAAGGTCGTGGTGGATATTTTGATGAATATGG GATTATTCGAGATATTATTCAAAATCACTTATTACAG ATTCTTTGTCTGGTTGCCATGGAAAAGCCCGTTTCTCTCAAACCTGAATATATTCGGGATGAGAAAGTGAAG GTTCTTCAATCAGTACTTCCAATCAGAGATGAAGATGTTGTTCTTGGACAGTATGAAGGCTACAGGGATGACCCAACAGTTCCTGATCAATCAAATACCCCAACATTTGCTACTGTTGTGCTGAGAATACATAATGAAAGATGGGAAG GGGTTCCTTTCATACTAAAGgcaggaaaagcattaaattcaAGCAAGGCAGAGATACGTGTTCAATTTAAGGATGTTCCTGGTGATATATTCCAAT GTCAAAAGCAAGGAAGGAATGAGTTTGTAATACGCCTGCAACCCTCAGAAGCCATGTACATGAAACTTACG GTCAAGCAGCCTGGACTCGAGATGTCTACTGTTCAAAGTGAACTGGACCTGTCATACATGCAACGTTATCAAGGGGTTCCCATCCCGGAGGCATATGAACGTCTGATTCTTGACAC AATTAGGGGCGATCAGCAGCATTTTGTTCGCAGAGATGAATTGAAG GCAGCATGGGAGATCTTCACACCCCTTCTGCACAGGATTGACAATGGTGAATTGAAGCCAAAGGAATACCAACCAGGCAGCCGGGGTCCGGTCGAAGCAGATGAGCTGCTGGCAAAAGCTGGTTATGTTCAAACACATGGCTATATCTGGATTCCTCCTACATTGTAG